Proteins from a single region of Haemorhous mexicanus isolate bHaeMex1 chromosome 4, bHaeMex1.pri, whole genome shotgun sequence:
- the HMGB2 gene encoding high mobility group protein B2, with product MGKGDPNKPRGKMSSYAYFVQTCREEHKKKHPDSSVNFAEFSRKCSERWKTMSSKEKGKFEEMAKGDKARYDREMKNYVPPKGEKKGKKKDPNAPKRPPSAFFLFCSEHRPKIKNDHPGLSIGDTAKKLGEMWSEQSAKDKQPYEQKAAKLKEKYEKDIAAYRAKSKSDAGKKGPGRPAGSKKKVEPEEEEEEEEEEEEEEEEDEDEE from the exons ATGGGCAAAGGCGACCCCAATAAGCCGCGGGGCAAGATGTCCTCGTACGCCTACTTCGTGCAGACGTGCCGCGAGGAGCACAAGAAGAAGCACCCGGACTCGTCCGTCAACTTCGCAGAGTTCTCGCGGAAGTGCTCGGAGCGGTGGAAG ACAATGTCAagcaaggaaaaaggaaagtttgAAGAAATGGCTAAAGGAGACAAAGCTCGCTATGACAGGGAGATGAAAAACTATGTTCCTCCCAAAGGcgagaagaagggaaagaaaaaggaccCCAATGCTCCTAAAAGACCTCC ATCTGcgttcttccttttctgttctgaacACCGTCCGAAAATCAAAAACGACCATCCTGGCTTGTCTATTGGAGATACAGCAAAGAAATTGGGTGAAATGTGGTCTGAACAGTCGGCCAAAGATAAACAGCCATATGAACAGAAGGCTGCAAAACTAAAGGAGAAGTATGAAAAG GACATTGCAGCATATCGTGCCAAGAGCAAGAGTGATGCAGGAAAGAAGGGCCCAGGTAGGCCTGCAGGATCTAAGAAGAAAGTAGaaccagaggaggaggaggaggaggaggaagaggaggaagaagaggaagaagaagatgaggatgaggaaTAA
- the SAP30 gene encoding histone deacetylase complex subunit SAP30 has protein sequence MNGFAPEEVTQRGADPAAAVVVGNAGSAVEVPPPPAPPGLGPAAAAGSAGGGCAGGPGAGQLCCLREEGERCGRAAGNASFSKRIQKSISQKKVKIELDKSARHLYICDFHKNLIQSVRNRRKRKGSDDDGDSPVQDIDTPEVDLYQLQVNTLRRYKRHFKLQTRPGLNKAQLVEIIGCHFRTIPVNEKDTLTYFIYSVKNDKNKPDLKMDSGIH, from the exons ATGAACGGCTTCGCCCCAGAGGAGGTGACCCAGCGCGGGGCAGACCCCGCCGCCGCGGTGGTGGTGGGCAATGCGGGCTCCGCCGTGGAggtgccgccgccgccagcTCCGCCGGGGCTAGGtccggccgccgccgcgggctcggcgggcggcgggtgcgcgggcggccccggggccgggcagctgtgctgcctgcgGGAGGAGGGGGAGCGATGCGGTCGCGCCGCCGGCAACGCCAGCTTCAGCAAGCGCATCCAGAAGAGCATTTCGCAGAAGAAGGTGAAGATCGAGCTGGACAAGAGC GCAAGACATCTGTACATTTGTGACTTCCACAAAAATTTAATTCAGAGTGTGAGAAatagaagaaagaggaaaggcaGCGATGATGACGGTGACTCACCAGTGCAAGACATCGACACTCCAGAG GTTGATTTATATCAGTTACAAGTAAACACACTTCGAAGGTACAAAAGACACTTCAAGCTACAGACCAGACCGGGACTTAACAAAGCACAGCTTGTTGAA ATAATTGGCTGCCACTTTAGGACAATTCCAGTGAATGAAAAGGACACCTTAACATACTTCATCTACTCAGTGAAGAATGACAAGAACAAACCAGATCTAAAGATGGATAGTGGGATTCATTAG
- the SCRG1 gene encoding scrapie-responsive protein 1 produces MKMVWALLLLLLSTLPGSPAVPSQRPSCYKRPLKEHGCHSIPAGWDSLRHVDDALPDHFWEGKGCEVICYCNWNELLCCPKDIFFGPKISFVIPCNSQ; encoded by the exons ATGAAGATGGTCtgggcgctgctgctgctgctgctgagcaccctCCCGGGTAGCCCCGCGGTGCCTTCCCAGCGCCCTTCCTGCTACAAGAGGCCCCTCAAGGAGCACGGCtgccacagcatccctgcaggctgggacagccTCCGGCACGTCGATGATGCTCTGCCAGATCActtctgggaagggaagggctgtgAGGTGATCTGTTACTGCAACTGGAATGAATTGCTCTGCTGCCCAAA GGATATTTTCTTTGGACCAAAGATATCTTTTGTGATCCCCTGCAACAGTCAATGA